The following are encoded together in the Coturnix japonica isolate 7356 chromosome 8, Coturnix japonica 2.1, whole genome shotgun sequence genome:
- the UROD gene encoding uroporphyrinogen decarboxylase isoform X2 has translation MEGSERLVPKGFPKLKNDTFLRAARGEDTEHTPVWCMRQAGRYLPEFRETRAAQDFFDTCRSPKLCCELTLQPLRRFPLDAAIIFSDILVVPQALGMEVVMVPGKGPTFPEPLKEVEDLLKLRQKVDVTAELGYVFQAVTLTRHSLEGKVPLIGFSGAPWTLMSYMVEGGGSTTMAKAKSWLYRHPEASHRLLRLLTDVVTDYLVGQVAAGAQALQLFESHAGHLGPEQFREFALPYIRDIARDVKSKLKAEALPLVPMIVFAKDAHYALRDLAQAGYEVVGLDWTIQPQEARAQVGKGVTLQGNLDPCALYAPKEKIGELVKKMLESFGTQRYIANLGHGLYPDMDPEHVAAFVEAVHAHSRHINKHG, from the exons ATGGAGGGCAGCGAGCGGCTGGT CCCCAAGGGCTTCCCCAAGCTGAAGAATGACACGTTCCTGCGGGCGGCTCGTGGAGAGGACACGGAGCACACCCCGGTGTGGTGCATGCGGCAGGCGGGGCGATACCTGCCGG AGTTTCGGGAGACCCGGGCTGCTCAGGATTTCTTTGACACTTGCCGGAGTCccaagctgtgctgtgagctgacGCTGCAG CCACTCAGACGATTCCCTCTGGATGCTGCTATCATTTTCTCTGACATCTTGGTGGTGCCCCAG GCACTGGGCATGGAGGTTGTCATGGTCCCCGGTAAAGGACCCACATTTCCAGAGCCCCTGAAGGAGGTGGAGGATCTGCTGAAACTACGGCAGAAGGTGGACGTGACTGCAGAACTGGGTTACGTCTTCCAGGCTGTGACACTGACACGGCACAGCCTGGAGGGCAAAGTGCCCCTCATCGGCTTCTCCGGGGCACCT TGGACGCTTATGTCCTACATGGTTGAAGGGGGTGGCTCCACTACGATGGCAAAGGCCAAGAGCTGGCTGTACCGTCACCCTGAAGCAAGCCACCGACTGCTGAGGCTGCTGACTGATGTTGTCACCGACTACCTTGTGGGGCAGGTGGCTGCTGGAGCGCAG GCGCTCCAACTGTTTGAGTCTCATGCAGGGCATTTAGGCCCAGAACAGTTTCGGGAGTTTGCCCTGCCATACATCCGAGACATTGCCCGGGATGTTAAGAGCAAGCTGAAAGCAGAGGCACTGCCACTGGTGCCCATG atTGTCTTTGCGAAGGACGCACACTACGCACTGCGTGATTTGGCACAAGCTGGCTATGAGGTTGTCGGTCTTGACTGGACCATCCAGCCCCAGGAAGCTCG TGCACAGGTAGGGAAAGGTGTCACTCTGCAAGGAAACCTGGATCCCTGCGCTCTCTATGCACCCAAG GAGAAGATCGGGGAGCTGGTGAAGAAAATGCTGGAGAGCTTTGGGACCCAACGCTACATCGCCAACCTGGGCCACGGCCTCTACCCAGACATGGACCCCGAACATGTGGCTGCCTTTGTGGAGGCTGTGCATGCTCACTCCCGCCATATCAATAAACATGGCTGA
- the UROD gene encoding uroporphyrinogen decarboxylase isoform X1 has translation MVTSPACCSSSPKGFPKLKNDTFLRAARGEDTEHTPVWCMRQAGRYLPEFRETRAAQDFFDTCRSPKLCCELTLQPLRRFPLDAAIIFSDILVVPQALGMEVVMVPGKGPTFPEPLKEVEDLLKLRQKVDVTAELGYVFQAVTLTRHSLEGKVPLIGFSGAPWTLMSYMVEGGGSTTMAKAKSWLYRHPEASHRLLRLLTDVVTDYLVGQVAAGAQALQLFESHAGHLGPEQFREFALPYIRDIARDVKSKLKAEALPLVPMIVFAKDAHYALRDLAQAGYEVVGLDWTIQPQEARAQVGKGVTLQGNLDPCALYAPKEKIGELVKKMLESFGTQRYIANLGHGLYPDMDPEHVAAFVEAVHAHSRHINKHG, from the exons ATGGTGACCAGCCCCGCCTGCTGTTCTTCCAGCCCCAAGGGCTTCCCCAAGCTGAAGAATGACACGTTCCTGCGGGCGGCTCGTGGAGAGGACACGGAGCACACCCCGGTGTGGTGCATGCGGCAGGCGGGGCGATACCTGCCGG AGTTTCGGGAGACCCGGGCTGCTCAGGATTTCTTTGACACTTGCCGGAGTCccaagctgtgctgtgagctgacGCTGCAG CCACTCAGACGATTCCCTCTGGATGCTGCTATCATTTTCTCTGACATCTTGGTGGTGCCCCAG GCACTGGGCATGGAGGTTGTCATGGTCCCCGGTAAAGGACCCACATTTCCAGAGCCCCTGAAGGAGGTGGAGGATCTGCTGAAACTACGGCAGAAGGTGGACGTGACTGCAGAACTGGGTTACGTCTTCCAGGCTGTGACACTGACACGGCACAGCCTGGAGGGCAAAGTGCCCCTCATCGGCTTCTCCGGGGCACCT TGGACGCTTATGTCCTACATGGTTGAAGGGGGTGGCTCCACTACGATGGCAAAGGCCAAGAGCTGGCTGTACCGTCACCCTGAAGCAAGCCACCGACTGCTGAGGCTGCTGACTGATGTTGTCACCGACTACCTTGTGGGGCAGGTGGCTGCTGGAGCGCAG GCGCTCCAACTGTTTGAGTCTCATGCAGGGCATTTAGGCCCAGAACAGTTTCGGGAGTTTGCCCTGCCATACATCCGAGACATTGCCCGGGATGTTAAGAGCAAGCTGAAAGCAGAGGCACTGCCACTGGTGCCCATG atTGTCTTTGCGAAGGACGCACACTACGCACTGCGTGATTTGGCACAAGCTGGCTATGAGGTTGTCGGTCTTGACTGGACCATCCAGCCCCAGGAAGCTCG TGCACAGGTAGGGAAAGGTGTCACTCTGCAAGGAAACCTGGATCCCTGCGCTCTCTATGCACCCAAG GAGAAGATCGGGGAGCTGGTGAAGAAAATGCTGGAGAGCTTTGGGACCCAACGCTACATCGCCAACCTGGGCCACGGCCTCTACCCAGACATGGACCCCGAACATGTGGCTGCCTTTGTGGAGGCTGTGCATGCTCACTCCCGCCATATCAATAAACATGGCTGA
- the UROD gene encoding uroporphyrinogen decarboxylase isoform X3: protein MTRSCGRLVERTRSTPRCGACGRRGDTCRPLRRFPLDAAIIFSDILVVPQALGMEVVMVPGKGPTFPEPLKEVEDLLKLRQKVDVTAELGYVFQAVTLTRHSLEGKVPLIGFSGAPWTLMSYMVEGGGSTTMAKAKSWLYRHPEASHRLLRLLTDVVTDYLVGQVAAGAQALQLFESHAGHLGPEQFREFALPYIRDIARDVKSKLKAEALPLVPMIVFAKDAHYALRDLAQAGYEVVGLDWTIQPQEARAQVGKGVTLQGNLDPCALYAPKEKIGELVKKMLESFGTQRYIANLGHGLYPDMDPEHVAAFVEAVHAHSRHINKHG from the exons ATGACACGTTCCTGCGGGCGGCTCGTGGAGAGGACACGGAGCACACCCCGGTGTGGTGCATGCGGCAGGCGGGGCGATACCTGCCGG CCACTCAGACGATTCCCTCTGGATGCTGCTATCATTTTCTCTGACATCTTGGTGGTGCCCCAG GCACTGGGCATGGAGGTTGTCATGGTCCCCGGTAAAGGACCCACATTTCCAGAGCCCCTGAAGGAGGTGGAGGATCTGCTGAAACTACGGCAGAAGGTGGACGTGACTGCAGAACTGGGTTACGTCTTCCAGGCTGTGACACTGACACGGCACAGCCTGGAGGGCAAAGTGCCCCTCATCGGCTTCTCCGGGGCACCT TGGACGCTTATGTCCTACATGGTTGAAGGGGGTGGCTCCACTACGATGGCAAAGGCCAAGAGCTGGCTGTACCGTCACCCTGAAGCAAGCCACCGACTGCTGAGGCTGCTGACTGATGTTGTCACCGACTACCTTGTGGGGCAGGTGGCTGCTGGAGCGCAG GCGCTCCAACTGTTTGAGTCTCATGCAGGGCATTTAGGCCCAGAACAGTTTCGGGAGTTTGCCCTGCCATACATCCGAGACATTGCCCGGGATGTTAAGAGCAAGCTGAAAGCAGAGGCACTGCCACTGGTGCCCATG atTGTCTTTGCGAAGGACGCACACTACGCACTGCGTGATTTGGCACAAGCTGGCTATGAGGTTGTCGGTCTTGACTGGACCATCCAGCCCCAGGAAGCTCG TGCACAGGTAGGGAAAGGTGTCACTCTGCAAGGAAACCTGGATCCCTGCGCTCTCTATGCACCCAAG GAGAAGATCGGGGAGCTGGTGAAGAAAATGCTGGAGAGCTTTGGGACCCAACGCTACATCGCCAACCTGGGCCACGGCCTCTACCCAGACATGGACCCCGAACATGTGGCTGCCTTTGTGGAGGCTGTGCATGCTCACTCCCGCCATATCAATAAACATGGCTGA
- the ZSWIM5 gene encoding zinc finger SWIM domain-containing protein 5 isoform X2 has product MQGFHLSGTVTEPATATEPEMTYKVAISFDRCKITSVTCGCGNKDIFYCAHVVALSLYRIRKPDQVKLRLPISETLFQMNRDQLQKFVQYLITAHHTEVLPTAQKLADEILSSNSEINQVHGAPDPTAGASIDDENCWHLDEEQVREQVKLFLSQGGYYGSGKQLNSMFAKVREMLRMRDSNGARMLTLITEQFMADPRLSLWRQQGTGITEKCRQLWDELGALWVCVVLNPHCKLEEKSSWLRQLRKWGEMDVCPLEDGNYGNELPNITNALTQSSSHSQDSLARPRRTVFTRAIEGCDLHWQDSHLQRIISSDFYVSPAYQREGESLLFNSQGQPLWLEHVPTACARVDALRSHGYPREALRLTVAIINTLRLQQQRQLEIYKHQKKELLQRGATTITNLEGWVGHPLNPIGCLFLTLTEACRLEEENCLEISDTGDTKPPVYQHVPVTTGSQDSGESYLSLALEVALMGMGQQRVMPEGLYAQDKVCRNEEQIIARLQDLELDPVLVQTLRKQCILLLEGGPFSGLGEVIHRESVPMHTFAKYLFSALLPHDADLAYKLALRAMRLPVLETTAPSGDVTHPHHLVSVVPSRYPRWFTLGHLESQQCELASTMLTAAKGDMLRLRTVLEAIQKNIHSSSLIFKLAQDAFKIATPADSNSDTTLLNVALELGLQVMRMTLSTLNWRRREMVRWLVTCATEVGVRALVSILQSWYSLFTPTEATSIVAATVMSHNTILRLSLDYPQREELASCARTLALQCAMKDPQNCALSALTLCEKDHIAFETAYQIVIDAASTGMTYTQLFTIARYMEHRGYPLRAFKLASLAMTHLNLAYNQDTHPAINDVLWACALSHSLGKNELAAIIPLVVKSVHCATVLSDILRRCTMTAPGLAGIPGRRNSGKLMSTDKAPLRQLLDATISAYINTTHSRLTHISPRHYGEFIEFLSKARETFLLAQDGHIQFAQFIDNLKQIYKGKKKLMLLVRERFG; this is encoded by the exons ATGCAAG GTTTCCACCTCAGTGGGACAGTAACAGAGCCAGCGACTGCAACAGAACCAGAGATGACCTACAAGGTGGCCATCAGCTTTGACCGCTGCAAAATCACATCAGTGACGTGTGGCTGTGGGAACAAGGACATTTTTTACTGCGCCCATGTCGTGGCGCTTTCACTGTACAGGATCCGCAAGCCGGACCAGGTCAAACTCCGTCTTCCCATCTCAGAGACCCTTTTCCAGATGAACAGGGACCAGCTCCAGAAGTTTGTACAGTATTTGATCACAGCGCACCACACTGAGGTGTTGCCCACTGCCCAGAAGTTGGCTGATGAGATCCTGTCCTCCAACTCAGAGATCAACCAAGTGCACG GCGCTCCTGACCCTACTGCTGGGGCCAGCATCGACGATGAGAACTGCTGGCACCTGGATGAAGAGCAGGTCCGAGAACAGGTGAAGCTGTTCCTATCTCAGGGAGGGTACTACGGCTCGGGGAAACAGCTCAACTCCATGTTCGCCAAG GTCCGGGAGATGCTACGCATGAGGGACTCCAATGGGGCCAGGATGCTGACACTGATAACGGAGCAGTTCATGGCTGACCCTCGGCTCTCCCTCTGGAGGCAGCAGGGCACGGGCATAACAGAGAAGTGTCGGCAGCTCTGGGATGAGCTGG GGGCGCTCTGGGTGTGTGTTGTGCTGAACCCTCACTGCAAGCTGGAAGAGAAATCCTCCTGGCTCCGGCAGCTGCGCAAGTGGGGTGAGATGGATGTGTGTCCCCTTGAAGATGGCAATTATGGCAACGAGCTTCCCAACATCACCAACGCGCTCACGCAGAGCTCCAGCCACAGCCAAG actCTCTGGCCAGGCCCAGACGGACCGTGTTCACCCGTGCCATCGAGGGCTGTGACCTGCACTGGCAGGACAGCCACCTGCAGCGCATCATCAGCAGTGACTTCTATGTGTCCCCTGCCTACCAGCGGGAGGGGGAGAGTCTGCTCTTCAACTCCCAGGGGCAGCCGCTGTGGCTGG AACACGTCCCGACAGCCTGCGCTCGGGTGGATGCCCTGCGCTCCCATGGCTATCCCCGGGAGGCTCTGCGCTTAACTGTTGCCATCATCAACACCCTGcgactgcagcagcagaggcagctggaAATTTACAAGCATCAGAAGAAAG agctgctgcaacgAGGTGCAACCACCATCACCAACCTGGAGGGCTGGGTAGGCCACCCTCTGAACCCCATCGGCTGCCTCTTTCTCACACTGACCGAAGCTTGTAGattagaagaggaaaattgCCTTGAAATCTCAG ACACCGGGGACACCAAACCCCCCGTCTACCAACATGTGCCCGTCACAACTGGCAGCCAAGACAGTGGCGAGTCCTACCTGTCCCTGGCCTTGGAGGTGGCCCTGATGGGGATGGGCCAGCAGAGAGTGATGCCTGAAGGCCTCTATGCCCAGGACAAAGTGTGCCGCAATGAGGAGCAGATCATAGCTCGTCTGCAGGACCTGGAGCTGGACCCAGTGTTGGTGCAGACCCTGAGGAAGCAgtgcatcctgctgctggaag GCGGCCCTTTCAGCGGCTTGGGAGAAGTGATCCACCGTGAGAGCGTCCCTATGCACACCTTTGCCAAATACCTGttctctgccctgctgccccacGATGCCGACCTGGCGTACAAGCTGGCTTTGCGGGCCATGAG GTTGCCAGTGCTGGAAACCACAGCACCGTCTGGTGATGTGACTCACCCCCACCACCTGGTGTCAGTGGTCCCCAGCAGGTACCCGCGCTGGTTCACCCTGGGGCACCTGGAGtcacagcagtgtgagctggCATCCACCATGCTAACGGCAGCCAAAG GGGATATGCTGCGTCTGCGCACGGTGCTGGAAGCCATCCAGAAGAACATCCACTCCTCCTCCTTGATCTTCAAGCTGGCCCAGGACGCATTTAAGATTGCCACACCAGCCGACAGCAACTCAGACACAACACTCCTCAATGTTGCGCTGGAGCTGGGGCTCCAG GTGATGCGCATGACCCTGTCCACCCTCAACTGGCGGCGGCGGGAGATGGTGAGGTGGCTGGTGACGTGCGCTACTGAAGTGG GAGTGAGGGCTCTGGTGAGCATCCTGCAGAGCTGGTACTCGCTGTTCACCCCCACGGAAGCCACCAGCATCGTGGCGGCCACGGTGATGTCCCACAACACCATCCTGCGCCTGAGCCTGGACTACCCGCAGCGGGAGGAGCTGGCCAGCTGTGCCCGCACCCTGGCCCTGCAGTGTGCCATGAAGGACCCGCAGAACTGCGCCCTGTCTGCCCTCACCCTCTGCGAGAAGGACCACATTGCCTTCGAGACCGCCTACCAGATCGTCATAGACGCTGCCTCCACCGGCATGACCTACACGCAGCTCTTCACCATCGCCCGCTACATGGAGCACCGGGGCTACCCGCTGCGGGCCTTCAAGCTGGCCTCACTGGCCATGACGCACCTCAACCTGGCCTACAACCAGGACACACACCCGGCCATCAACGACGTGCTCTGGGCCTGCGCCTTGAGCCACTCCCTGGGCAAAAACGAGCTGGCGGCCATCATCCCACTGGTGGTGAAGAGCGTGCACTGTGCCACGGTGCTGTCGGACATCCTCCGCCGCTGCACCATGACGGCCCCAGGGCTGGCCGGCATCCCCGGCCGCAGGAACTCGGGGAAGCTGATGTCCACCGACAAAGCACCCCTGCGGCAGCTGCTGGACGCCACGATAAGCGCCTACATCAACACCACCCACTCGCGGCTCACCCACATCAGCCCGCGGCATTACGGGGAGTTCATCGAGTTCCTCAGCAAGGCCAGGGAGACCTTCCTCCTGGCGCAGGACGGGCACATACAGTTCGCCCAGTTCATTGACAATCTCAAACAAATCtacaaaggcaagaaaaaactGATGCTGCTGGTGCGGGAGCGGTTTGGGTGA